GACCTCTCTCAGATCGGCGGGGCCAGCACGCAGGCGTTCTTTGACAACGGTACGAACGGCGACCAAACGCCCGGCGACAACGTCTTTTCATTTCTCGCGACCGTTCCGCCCGAGAGCGTCGGCGGTATTCGGGCCGTAACCGCCGTTGCCTCAGACGCGCAGGCCAGAACGGTAAACGTAAACCAGAATATTACCGTCAACGCGCCGCTGCCGGGCGAAGATCCGCTGATATTCGGTAACCCGAGCAACGCCACCCCTGATATTTCGAATGAGAACAATTATCTGATGCTTAAGCCTCAGTATTCCCTTTCGTACAACCGTTCCAAAGCGACGCCGAACTGGGTTGCGTGGCGGCTGGACAGCACTTGGGTCGGCACGACGCCGCGGCAGGATGATTACCGGCCCGATCCGGCTCTGCCCGCTGGCTGGTATCAGGTCCTCGATACAGATTACTCGGGCTCGGGTTACGACCGCGGCCACATGTGTCCGTCGGGTGACCGGACGAATTCCGTCCCGAACAACTCCGCGACCTTCCTGATGACCAATTTCGTGCCCCAGCTGAGCGCGAACAATCAGGGCCCGTGGGAGGAATTCGAGTCGTATTGCCGAACGCTCGCCGCACAGGGCAAAGAGATCTACATCTTTACCGGGCCGTCGGGCAACGCCGGTACTATTGCTCAGGGCCGGATCGTCGTTCCCTCGGTAACGTGGAAGGTGGTTCTGGTTCTTCAGAACGGTACCGACGACCTTGCTAGAGTTAATAAGTCGACACGCGTGTTTGGCATCGTCGTCCCTAACCAGGGCCCGCTCGATATCAATGCCCCGTGGCGCAATTTTCGGGTAACGGTCGATTCGGTCGAGCTGCTCACAGGTTTTGACTTCTTTACTCAGGTGCCAAAAAACACACAGGAGATCATGGAACGCCGCCGGGATAGAGAATGATGCACACATATCGCCCGCAGAAGCTTACAAACCGTGTCGCCTTTGCCGCGGTACTTCTTTTGCTTTCGCTCAACGTTGCTGCCTTCGCTCAGCGCGACCTGGCGATCGCGGCGATACAGGGCGATAAGGACCTTTCGCCATACGACGGCCAGGCCGTCAGGATCACTGGCGTCGTCACCGCCCGGATTCGGACCGGATTTTTCGTCCAGACACCTGATGATAAGGCCGACGCCGATCCGAATACCTCGGAAGGGATCTTCGTTTTCACGCGAACCGACCCGCCGACCGAAGCCTTGGTCGGCAATCTTGTATCGGTAACCGGCAAGGTCGAAGAATTTCGGCGTAATAACGAACCGAACAGCCTGACGATCACCGAGCTCGCCTTTCAGGCCGATCGTGACCAGGTTCGCGTCATTTCGACCGGCTACGAACTGCCGAAACCGATCGTGCTCAAGACGGATGACTTCAAGCCGAACACCATCGATCAGCTCGAAAGGTACGAAGGAATGCGTGTCCAGGCGAATGAACTGATCGTCATTTCGCCGACCGACGGGCAGGTCGATGTAAAGAACACACGCTCGGAATCGAACGGGACCTTTTATGGCGTGCTGAAAGGAATTAAACGGCCGTTCCGCGAACCAGGACTCGAAATTGCCGAGTATTTGTTCATTGACGAAAAGGCCCGCGCAAAATTCAAGTCCGAATTCCCAAAGCTGCCGTTTTTTGACATGAATCCTGAAAGGCTGCGGATCGAATCGTCGTCTCAAACGGGAGCAAGGCCGATCAATGTGACCGTCAGCACCGAACTTAGCGGGATAACGGGCGTCATGCACTACGCATTTCGCACGAATACGCTTATCGTAGACGCAGATAACCGGCCGAAGCTTTCCGGCACCATCAAGCCGAATCCGCTTCCTGTGCCGAAACCGGGACAATTTTCGGTCGCGGGGATGAACATCGAGAATTTCTTCGATGACCAGGATGACCCGGCATTTCGTGAAGATGTGGTCGCGCCCGAGGCCTTTCAACGAAGGCTGAACAAGATCTCGATCGCCATCCGCGATGTGATGAAGCAGCCCGATGTGATCGGGATCGTCGAGGCCGAGGGCATCTATGCAATATCTAAGCTCGCTGAGAAGATCAATGCCGACTCAGTTGCCGCGGGCCTGCCAGATCCGAAATACGCTGCATACCTGTTTGAAGGCAACGACGGCCGCGGCATCGACAATGGATTTCTCGTCAAGACCTCCCGAGTTACGATCCTGGACAATAAACAGTTTGGCAAAGCCGAAAAATACAAGCATCCGGGAACCGGTGAAGAGGTGTTCGTGAACGACCGGCCGCCCCACATGCTAACCGTCGCGATCAACGACGCCGCTCAGCGGCCATTTCAGTTCACGATCGTCGTCAACCATATGAAGTCGTATTCCGGTTACAACGATCCGCGCCAGCAGGACAACGTCAGGCTGAAGAAAAAGCTACAGGCCGAATTTCTTGCCAAGTGGGTGAACGAAAGACAGCGCGCGGGCGAAAAGGTGATCCTTGTCGGCGACTTTAATTCTTACGAGTTCAGCGATGGGATACTCGACATGATCGGGACTATAAAGGGTGCTCCGGCGGCGAAAGATGCGGTGTTCAATGCCTCGCCCGACCTGGTAGAGCCCGACCTGATCAACCTGGTCGATCTGATCGACGTCAAGCAGCGATATTCATACACGTTCGACGGCAATGCCCAGACGCTCGACCACATTCTGATAACTCAGTCGCTGCGAAGCCACGTCAACGGGTTTGGGTTTGCCCGCGTCAACGCGGATTTTCCCGAGGCGTTCCGAGCGGACGGTTTACGGCCCGAGCGCTTTTCTGACCACGATCCCGCGGTGGCTTACTTTTCTTTTCAAGGCACAACCGGCAAATAGGATCTGAAGGGGGGACGTATCGGTTAGCCTTCCAGGATCACCTGAGCGATCGCCTGATCCGCCGTATGCGAGATCGAGAGGTGGATGCGTTTTACACCGCCTTCCTTCATAAGCCGCTCGGCCTCGCCGGTGATCTTGAACGAAGGTGCTCCATGATCGTCGTTGACCACCTCGACATCCTGCCATTTCAGTTTCCCGCGCCAGCCGGTCCTGAGAGCCTTAAATAGAGCTTCCTTCGCGGCAAAACGTGCTGCGAACGATTGATCTGCGGCCTTTCCTTTGCTTTCGCAATATGCCCGTTCGTCGGGCGTGAAAACACGCTCGGCAAAACGCGGAGTTCTGGCGATGGAATCGCGTATGCGATAAACTTCGATCATGTCTATGCCTGTCGAGACTATCATGGAAAACGATCCGGAGGTCGATGATGAGACTTTAGCAGACTCTGGGTTCTATTGGCGAGAACACAATGGCGTCAAGGTCCTTGTCTGCCGGCCGCTTGAATCAGCCGGCTTCGTGAACGGATTTTCGACGCGTCTCGGCGGAGTTTCAGATGTTCGATCAGAGACGTATGGCCTGCTCGGGAGCGACCTCAACCTTGCCGGGTATGACGAGGACCTGGCCGAGAACATCGAAGAGAACCGCCGCCGATTCCTTGCCGTCCTTGATGGCGAATATACTCTATCGACCGTTTGGCAGGTTCACGGCGACTCGATCAAAGTGATTCGGTCGTATGCCGATGCACGCGAAACGGACCAAAAGTTCGATGCGCTGGCTTCCGACTTGCCTGATCTGCTGATCGGCGTCAAAACCGCCGACTGCGTCCCGATATTGATCGGCGATCCGGTCTCGGGTGCATTCGCTGCCGTTCATGCCGGATGGCGCGGGACTGCTCGGTCGATCGCGAAAAAGGGGGTCGAAACCCTGGCCGGTGAGTTTGGAGCAAGGCCCGGATCGATGTTTGCTGCCATCGGGCCGTCGGCTTGCGGGCGGAAGTATGAGATCGGTAAGGACGTCATTGATGCATTTGCCGAGAATTTTTCCACAAGTGGAAAATACTTCACCCCGACCGTCGAGGGACACGCATTGGTCGACCTTCAGGGAGCAAATATCGATCAACTGACGAATGCAGGAATCGACCCCGCGAACATCTTTACATCGCCATTTTGCACCATTGAGCGAACTGATCTTTTCTATTCTTACCGCGTTGAAAAGAAGCTTTATGGCAGGACCGGAAGATCGCTCTCGGTCATCGGGCGCCGGAACCCCTGACGGACATCAGCGAATCCGGATCGATGACCCCGCTGTTCGGCTGTCGGGTAAGTAGCAGACCTCGTCGGTACATGCCTGGAAATCGACTTTTGCAGATACCTGTATAGTGCGGTTTCGAAGTTGTTTTGGAATGGTAAGGGTGAACGGAAACTCGACGCGGCCTTCGTAGACATTCAAAGCATCAGACGAGAATTTGAACGTCCGATCTCTTCCCTTCGGATAGCGAATTTTGCCAGCACGGATCCCGGAGGCCTTTACGACAACAGTGGTCGGGATCAGATACTCACTTTCAGGTCGGTTTGAGTTGACGTGCAGCCCTTCCGGTAAATCGAGAACTACCACGCCGCGGACCGTTGAGCCGCGTTCGACCGTATTTTTCTCGAACCTGATCTCAGCGGTCTGAGCCCCCGCCCTGCTCACTGCAAAACCAAGGACAAAAAGCGTGATGAGAAATAAGGTACTCCGATTCATCATGTAGGTTAGATCAAACTTCTGGTGCGGTTTCGACATTCTTGATCCTGAAACTCGCCGCCATCGATTCTATCCGCTCGCTATACTCGTCGCGATGATCGGCCAGGACGACCACAGCGAGCTGAAATATGCCGTCAACCGCTTCGATCCACCGATAGAATTTCGCGGTTCTGACCATTCCGCTGAGCGCCTCAGTCTCCAATGCCAGACATCGGGCACCGCCGATTGTCAACGGCGTTTCGGACATGATCTTTTCCCCGCGTTGGCTCACCACTGTCTTCATACCGCCGAATGTCTCGCCCGAAAAGAACTCGATCTTAGCGACCACATGGTGAAGATCTTCGGCTTCGTCGCGGCCAAGATCCTTCGATCGGGCCGAAAATAAAACCCCATCTTCAGGCTCGGCAAGATCTATCAAACCGTCTGGCTTTTCGATCGCAAAATACTCGGTCTCGATCGATTCGGCCGCGTAGGCCTGAGCGGCGCTTCGCTTGATCTTGGTCGAGGCCCATACCATCAGCGCGACGAGGATCAATCCGGGAATTAGAAGTTCCATATTAAGCGAACAAATGTCCTGAGGCAGATCGATCGCCAATATAGACGCTACGCCGCCTTCGCGGCAAGCTGCCCGCAGGCTGCGTAAATATCACGGCCACGCGGCGTTCTGATATAAGCCGATATGCCTTTCGATTCGAGGACCTCCTTAAATCTCTTGACCTGATCTTCTGTCGAAGGTGAATAATCGAGCCCTTCCGCCGGATTGTGTGGGATCAGGTTGATCTTCACCTTTCTGAGTTTGCTTTGCTTTATAAGCGCCGCGAGTTCGTTCGCGTGAGCATCACTGTCATTCACGCCGCCTAGCAACACGTACTCGAACGTAAATCGTTCACCTCTCTTAAGGCTCTTCTCGAACGAGCGGGCCGCTGCCATCAGATCGGCGATCGGCCACCGTTTGTTTATCGGCATCAACCGATTTCGCAGCTCATCATTGGCGGCAGTCAGCGAGATCGCAAGATTCGGCCGCCGGTCGAGCTCTGCAAATTCATATATCCTGGGGACGATCCCGGCAGTCGAGACAGTCACCCGTCCGGGGACGATATGAAGGCCGGCGGGGTCTGACATAATGTCGAGTGCCTTTATCAGATCTTCGAAATTCAGGAACGGTTCGCCTTCGCCCATGGCGACCAGGTTCGTACCATGAGGTGTCGGAACGCCCGGCCCGTAAATCTCGTTGAGCACGATCGTTATCTGTTCGACGATCTCGCCCGCGGTAAGGTTGCGAAGCAGGCCGAGCTTCGCGGTCATACAAAAATCGCATTTCAAAGGACAGCCGGATTGCGAAGAAAAGCAGATCGTATCGCGGTTCTCAGTTGGGATAAAGACCGTCTCGACCGGATAGCCGTCGTGTGTTTTCATTAGGAACCGCCGCGTCCCATCGGACGACGCGAAGCTGGATTCGACAGTCAGCGTTGACGCAGTGGCTGTCTCGGCCAGCTTTTCGCGAAGCGCTTTCGGCAGATCCGTCATCTCAGCGAATGAGGCCAGCCGCCGATCGTGCAAACCGCGGAAAACCTGATCGGCACGGTAGCGCGGTTCGCCAAGCTCCTCGAAATACTCGATCAGCTCGATCCGCGACGATCCACGTATATGCATTAGGTCGGGCACAACGTTGATTTTAACGCATTCAGACCGCCTTCGACATCGGTATCGGTCGATTTTATGCTGCGGCAGATTCGGCCGCCTCAAAGTAGATGTCCGTTTTGTTACAATCTTTCTCAATGCCGAAGGTCAGTAAAATACCGGATCGCTGGATGTTGGCGATCGCGCTTTTGATCTTCTCAGCTGTGCCGGCGTGTCAGAGACCGGCCGTGACGACCGGACCGGCTATCACAACTGGGACAGAAACAGTTTCACCGAATCCGCGAACAAATGGTTCCGAAAGCGAACATCTTGCCTTTGGCAATCTATCGAACGCAACGACGGATCCTGCCGATCAGGACAATTTTCTCATTCTCGGGAATGGCTCTGCGTTCTCCTACAATGACAGTCGCGGAACGATCAACTGGGTCTCATGGCGAACGGAGCGCTCGGATCTTGGCGACTCGATCCCCAGGCCGGATTTCAGGCCCGATCCGCGACTCCCCGACAATTTCAAGCGGATCGGATACTACGACTATTCCGGAAGCGGTTTTGACCGAGGCCACATGGTACCGAGTGCGGACCGATTCGCAAGCAAAGAACTTAACGAAGAGACGTTCCTGATGACGAATATCGTTCCTCAGTCTGGTGCGTTGAATCAATACCCCTGGAACAAGCTCGAATCGTTCGCCCGGGGTCAGGCGTGGCGCGGAAGCGACTTATATCAGGCTGCGGGCGTTTACGGAGACCAGGGTTCGCTCAAAGGAAAGATCGTCGTCCCGACGAATTGCTGGAAGGTGATAGTCGTGGTGCCGCGCGGTAAACGGATCGAGGCGAACGACCCGAGAATGCGCGTTTTCGCCGTCGATATGCCAAATGATCCCGGGATCGAGAACGTCCGCTGGGAGCGGTATCTAACGACTATCCGCACTATCGAATCAAAGACCGGCCTTGACTTCTTTTCAACATTCCCGGCGGAACTGCAGGACCGTATCGAGAACCGCCGCGACACAAGATCCGGGAAGCCGTGAAACTTTGTTTATCAGATCGCGTATGAGATCGAATGAAACATGCATTCCTGATCGTCGCGCTTTCATTTCTGTCGTTTTCGGCAATGGCCCAAACACCTGTACCAAAAGAAGCCGCACCGGCTGATGTCGCATCGATCGACGCGATAATGAAGGCGGTCTATGACGTCATATCGGGCGACGCCGGTGAGCCTCGCGATTGGGATCGGTTTCGGTCGCTCTTTCACAAGGACGGACGATTGATCCCGACCGGAAAGAATCCGCAGACCAACGTCTTTGCTGCGCGGGCGATGACGCCCGACGATTACGTTGCGAGAAACGAGCCGTTCTTCGCCAAGAACGGTTTTCACGAACGCGAGATCTCGCGCAAGGTCGATCAGTATGGCAACATCGCCCAGGTATTTTCAACGTATCACGCGTTTCGGAGCAAGACCGACAAAGAACCGTTCCTGCGCGGCATCAATAGTTTCCAACTCGTTAATGACGGTAAACGTTGGTGGGTCCTCACGATCTTCTGGCAGGCCGAGACCCCCGACAATCCGATCCCGCAGCAATATCTGAAGGGCAAGAACTGATCCAAAATTAGCGCTTGACATTGAATGATGCGCTGAGTTAACTTAACACCGTTTAGTTTGTTAACACTGTTAAGTACCATGCCGTCGAAAAGCAAAAGAGAAAATGCGAAAGAGAGTTTGCGGCAGGAGATCATGGATGCGGCTCGCGAATTGTTTGTCAACGAAGGATACGAACGTGTTTCCATGCGAAGGATCGCGGACCGCATCGGCTATTCGGCGACAACGATCTATCTTTATTTTGACGATAAGGCCGACCTTATGACGCAGATCTGCGAGCAGACATTTGGCGAGCTAACGCGCAAGATCACCGCGATCAATAGAAGGTCGGCCGACCCGATCGAAGGCCTTCACGCGGGTATGGCCGAATACATAAACTTCGGACTCAGGCACCCTAGCCACTATCTTTTGCTCTTCGGGACCACTTCACCAAAAGAAATGAAAGTAAGTTTTGAAAACTCGAATGGAAAGCTCGCTTTCGAAACGCTTCGCGAGGCGGTGTCGAGATGCATCGACAGCGGACGTTTCCGTACCGGCGACGTCGAGCTGATCAGCCAGTCGCTTTGGGCCGGGCTGCACGGGATCACATCGCTTTTGATAACACAGCGGCACTTTCCGTTCGTCGCCCGAAAGAGGCTGATCGAGAATACGATTCAGACAATGATCGCCGGCGCCGCACGTTAATTTTTTTTGACCGCTGCTTAACACTGTTAAGTAAGCGCTCAGGCCAATTTAGGAGCTAATAGAGATGAATGCAGAAACGATCTTTTCAGTAGCGAACACAACCGCATTATTCAGCTGGATACTCATTGCTGCCGCGCCGAAATGGAAATTCACGCGTGTGGTTGTCGTCTCGGGCGCGATACCGATACTGCTGTCGGCGGCCTATCTCGTCCTTGTCGTTACGTTCTTCGGATCGGCAGAGGGCGGATTCGGGTCGCTTGCCGATGTGATGAAACTCTTCACCAATGAATGGGCCGTGCTTGCAGGCTGGATACACTACCTTGCTTTCGACCTCTTCGTCGGTATTTGGGAGGTTCGTGACGCCGAGGAACAAGGTATCTCTCATTGGTTCTTGATACCGTGTTTGTTCTTTACGTTCATGCTTGGCCCGATCGGCCTGTTGATGTACACCGGCCTGCGGTTCGCACTGAAAAAGAGAGGTGAGAAATGATAGCGCGATTGTTCGAAACTCAACGGCCGTTGATGATCGCCGGTACGGTGTCGTTCGCGTTGTTTGCGATCACGGCGGTTCTGATATTTGCCGACGCGACCGAAATTCTCGGGATCAACCGTTGGATAAAGCCGATGAAGTTCTTTATTTCGATAGCGATATTTCTTTGGACGATCGCCCTGTACTTCGACTTACTTCCAACCGGAGCCGGGCGGCTTAACAAGATCGCATGGATGATCATCGCGATCTTTGTAATTGAGATGGCTGTGATCGCAGGACAGCCGCTTCGAGGCGAAACGTCGCACTTCAATACATCGAGCGCTTTCAATGGTGCTCTTTTCGCCGCAATGGGTACGGCGATAGCGACCCTGACCGTCATTATGTTCTATGTGGCTTATCTGTATTTCAGGAGCGAGGTCCAACTGCCGGCGGCCGTCGTGCTCGGCTTGCGTCTCGGGCTCGTTGTAATGCTCCTGGGAAGTCTTCAGGGAGCGTATATGTCGTCCCAAATGGGCCACGCGGTCGGTGTGCCCGACGGCGGTGCCGGATTGCCGCTGGTAAATTGGTCAACCGAGGGCGGCGATCTGAGGGCGGCTCATTTTATCGGGCTGCACGGGCTGCAGGCGATACCGCTTTTCGCCGCGATCTACCAGCGTTACAGGCCCGCAGCTGCCACTCTTGCAACAGCGGCCTTTGCCGTCGTTTATGCCGGTGCATTCACTGCTGTCTTTATTCAGGCTGTTTATGGGCAGCCATTACTTGCCATCTTCTGATCAAGTTCGGCATCCAAACCGGCACTGTGCGCGAACTGGAAATTTCGAAGTTACTTTCGAGATCCTATTATGGCCGAGCACATTTTGAAACGGGAATTAACGATCGATCTGCCGCGTGGCGACGTCTTCGTCTTTTTTGCCGACGCCGGGAACCTTGAGCGGATAACGCCTCCGGAACTCAATTTTCATATCATTACACCGCAGCCGATCGATATCAGGCAGGGTGCGTTGATCGACTACAAGCTAAAGATGCGCGGCCTGCCTATGAAATGGCGCACCGAGATATCGGTGTGGGAGCCGCCTTTCCGCTTCGTCGACCAACAATTGATCGGGCCGTATAAACAGTGGATCCATACGCACACGTTCACAGAAATATCGGCGGAACGGACGCTGATCGAGGACGAAGTGCGCTATCGCCTTCCGCTCGAACCGCTTGGGGACCTTTCTCATTTTATCGTTCGCCGCGAGCTTGATCACATTTTCGACTTCAGGCAAAAGGCCGTCGCCGAGATCCTTCAAGGCGCCGGCCACTCGCCGGTGTAGGCGATGTCCGCACGGCCCGTGATGAGCATCTCGCCATCGTCACGCCACACGAAGTCGGTGGTGCCGCCGACCGCGTGAACCGCGAGGTTCTTGCCGGTACGGCCAGTGAATGCCGATAGGACCGCTGCTCCGCTTGAGCACGTACCTGATGATGACGTCTCGCCAGCGGCGCGTTCCCAGATCCTGATCTCAATGTTCTCGCGGTCGATAACCTTCACAAAAACGATATTCGCTTTCGACGGAAAGACCGGATGGGTTTCC
The DNA window shown above is from Chloracidobacterium sp. and carries:
- a CDS encoding DNA/RNA non-specific endonuclease, yielding MKLFVRLSAGLFFAVVFLLSNNSPDARARSAAFVSPHIVISQFQTGGSTNVNDEFVELFNRGVDPIDLNGYRLVYRSASGSNDVANPLASWKTTTIIPPGGYYLIAATSYDGPTPPDADYNPSLLQVSMGGTGGGLAIRLGPNNTGAIIDSVGWGTATNIFVEGTATAAPAVNNSQVRLTGGCQDTDSNSSDFQSQIPAAPRNSASAPAPCSGGGTTLFAAISANPNIVSPGGNTLLTVTVIPATTPPSTGISVVGDLSQIGGASTQAFFDNGTNGDQTPGDNVFSFLATVPPESVGGIRAVTAVASDAQARTVNVNQNITVNAPLPGEDPLIFGNPSNATPDISNENNYLMLKPQYSLSYNRSKATPNWVAWRLDSTWVGTTPRQDDYRPDPALPAGWYQVLDTDYSGSGYDRGHMCPSGDRTNSVPNNSATFLMTNFVPQLSANNQGPWEEFESYCRTLAAQGKEIYIFTGPSGNAGTIAQGRIVVPSVTWKVVLVLQNGTDDLARVNKSTRVFGIVVPNQGPLDINAPWRNFRVTVDSVELLTGFDFFTQVPKNTQEIMERRRDRE
- a CDS encoding holo-ACP synthase, with amino-acid sequence MIVSTGIDMIEVYRIRDSIARTPRFAERVFTPDERAYCESKGKAADQSFAARFAAKEALFKALRTGWRGKLKWQDVEVVNDDHGAPSFKITGEAERLMKEGGVKRIHLSISHTADQAIAQVILEG
- the pgeF gene encoding peptidoglycan editing factor PgeF; the encoded protein is MENDPEVDDETLADSGFYWREHNGVKVLVCRPLESAGFVNGFSTRLGGVSDVRSETYGLLGSDLNLAGYDEDLAENIEENRRRFLAVLDGEYTLSTVWQVHGDSIKVIRSYADARETDQKFDALASDLPDLLIGVKTADCVPILIGDPVSGAFAAVHAGWRGTARSIAKKGVETLAGEFGARPGSMFAAIGPSACGRKYEIGKDVIDAFAENFSTSGKYFTPTVEGHALVDLQGANIDQLTNAGIDPANIFTSPFCTIERTDLFYSYRVEKKLYGRTGRSLSVIGRRNP
- the rlmN gene encoding 23S rRNA (adenine(2503)-C(2))-methyltransferase RlmN, whose product is MHIRGSSRIELIEYFEELGEPRYRADQVFRGLHDRRLASFAEMTDLPKALREKLAETATASTLTVESSFASSDGTRRFLMKTHDGYPVETVFIPTENRDTICFSSQSGCPLKCDFCMTAKLGLLRNLTAGEIVEQITIVLNEIYGPGVPTPHGTNLVAMGEGEPFLNFEDLIKALDIMSDPAGLHIVPGRVTVSTAGIVPRIYEFAELDRRPNLAISLTAANDELRNRLMPINKRWPIADLMAAARSFEKSLKRGERFTFEYVLLGGVNDSDAHANELAALIKQSKLRKVKINLIPHNPAEGLDYSPSTEDQVKRFKEVLESKGISAYIRTPRGRDIYAACGQLAAKAA
- a CDS encoding DNA/RNA non-specific endonuclease; this translates as MPKVSKIPDRWMLAIALLIFSAVPACQRPAVTTGPAITTGTETVSPNPRTNGSESEHLAFGNLSNATTDPADQDNFLILGNGSAFSYNDSRGTINWVSWRTERSDLGDSIPRPDFRPDPRLPDNFKRIGYYDYSGSGFDRGHMVPSADRFASKELNEETFLMTNIVPQSGALNQYPWNKLESFARGQAWRGSDLYQAAGVYGDQGSLKGKIVVPTNCWKVIVVVPRGKRIEANDPRMRVFAVDMPNDPGIENVRWERYLTTIRTIESKTGLDFFSTFPAELQDRIENRRDTRSGKP
- a CDS encoding nuclear transport factor 2 family protein; this translates as MKHAFLIVALSFLSFSAMAQTPVPKEAAPADVASIDAIMKAVYDVISGDAGEPRDWDRFRSLFHKDGRLIPTGKNPQTNVFAARAMTPDDYVARNEPFFAKNGFHEREISRKVDQYGNIAQVFSTYHAFRSKTDKEPFLRGINSFQLVNDGKRWWVLTIFWQAETPDNPIPQQYLKGKN
- a CDS encoding TetR/AcrR family transcriptional regulator: MPSKSKRENAKESLRQEIMDAARELFVNEGYERVSMRRIADRIGYSATTIYLYFDDKADLMTQICEQTFGELTRKITAINRRSADPIEGLHAGMAEYINFGLRHPSHYLLLFGTTSPKEMKVSFENSNGKLAFETLREAVSRCIDSGRFRTGDVELISQSLWAGLHGITSLLITQRHFPFVARKRLIENTIQTMIAGAAR
- a CDS encoding DUF4281 domain-containing protein, with the translated sequence MNAETIFSVANTTALFSWILIAAAPKWKFTRVVVVSGAIPILLSAAYLVLVVTFFGSAEGGFGSLADVMKLFTNEWAVLAGWIHYLAFDLFVGIWEVRDAEEQGISHWFLIPCLFFTFMLGPIGLLMYTGLRFALKKRGEK
- a CDS encoding SRPBCC family protein; this translates as MAEHILKRELTIDLPRGDVFVFFADAGNLERITPPELNFHIITPQPIDIRQGALIDYKLKMRGLPMKWRTEISVWEPPFRFVDQQLIGPYKQWIHTHTFTEISAERTLIEDEVRYRLPLEPLGDLSHFIVRRELDHIFDFRQKAVAEILQGAGHSPV